One segment of Capnocytophaga sp. oral taxon 878 DNA contains the following:
- a CDS encoding helix-turn-helix domain-containing protein, producing MHETQNIEYKSSWRDEYLKWICGFANANGVLSLLVKMIMGKR from the coding sequence ATGCACGAGACACAAAATATAGAATACAAAAGCTCTTGGCGTGATGAATATTTGAAGTGGATTTGTGGATTTGCCAATGCTAATGGGGTACTATCTTTATTGGTAAAAATGATAATGGGGAAACGGTAG
- a CDS encoding GNAT family N-acetyltransferase, giving the protein METLYTTRLLLRGWEVTDAEALYVQAHNPIIGKMCGWMPHKSVAESRDIIENVLRSPRSFAICLPDNTVIGSVGLLLQGESRLGVGENEAEIGYWIGEDFWGKGYVTEATQRVVQYAFEQQHFSRLWAGAYKENVASQRVLEKCGFDYQCTIEDFLMPLTGERHTILVYTLKNN; this is encoded by the coding sequence ATGGAAACACTTTATACGACACGCCTTTTGCTTCGGGGGTGGGAAGTTACTGATGCTGAAGCTTTATACGTACAAGCGCACAATCCTATTATAGGCAAGATGTGCGGCTGGATGCCTCACAAAAGTGTAGCGGAGAGCCGAGATATTATAGAAAATGTACTTCGCAGCCCTCGTTCGTTTGCTATTTGTTTGCCTGATAACACGGTTATTGGTAGTGTGGGATTGCTTTTGCAGGGCGAGAGTAGACTTGGGGTAGGTGAAAATGAAGCTGAAATAGGCTATTGGATTGGAGAAGACTTTTGGGGTAAAGGCTATGTTACAGAAGCTACCCAAAGGGTAGTGCAATACGCCTTTGAGCAACAGCATTTTAGTAGATTATGGGCAGGTGCATACAAGGAGAATGTAGCCTCACAGCGAGTACTTGAAAAATGCGGTTTTGATTATCAATGTACTATTGAGGACTTTTTGATGCCACTTACAGGAGAGAGGCATACGATATTGGTATATACATTAAAAAACAATTAA
- a CDS encoding site-specific integrase, translating to MKKVKRSTFKVLFYLKKNAPKKNGKVAIMGRITIDNQVAQFSTKLEILPQKWDLKYGRVTGKTEEATQLNRKLEEIRSRMVTHYEELMKYEGVVTAQKLKATFLGIGVMEDSLLKVYEKFKEDFALMVEKGVRSWRTLNKYENVYTHLSEFIQYKYRRSDISFKELTEDFINDFDFYLRVNKSLTHNTIWVYMMPLCKMVEIAIDKGIIYRNPFKNYISSMEEKDRGYLLREEVETLLQYHPKSASAELVRDLFVFSCFTGFSYIDIKQLKKSHLQSFFDGNKWLIKRRQKSDVPCNVRLLDIAEKIIEKYEGTTRTEALFPTPSNANCNLLIKKMMKDCNIIREKPISFHWARHTFGTLFLTEGVPLESVSKMMGHKNIKTTQIYAKITNEKISKDMEIAAERLKNLKIG from the coding sequence ATGAAAAAAGTAAAACGCTCAACCTTTAAGGTATTGTTTTACCTTAAAAAGAATGCCCCAAAGAAGAACGGTAAGGTTGCTATTATGGGGCGTATTACCATTGACAATCAAGTAGCTCAGTTTAGTACAAAACTTGAAATCCTTCCACAGAAATGGGATTTGAAATACGGCAGAGTAACAGGTAAAACAGAGGAAGCTACCCAACTCAACAGAAAGCTGGAAGAGATCCGCTCACGTATGGTTACTCATTATGAGGAGCTGATGAAGTACGAGGGAGTGGTTACTGCTCAGAAGCTAAAAGCCACTTTCCTAGGTATAGGAGTAATGGAAGATTCCTTGCTAAAAGTCTATGAGAAGTTCAAAGAGGACTTTGCTTTGATGGTAGAAAAAGGTGTTAGAAGTTGGAGAACACTTAATAAATACGAAAATGTATACACTCATTTGAGCGAGTTTATCCAGTACAAATACCGTAGAAGTGATATTTCTTTCAAAGAGCTTACAGAAGACTTTATCAACGATTTTGACTTCTATCTTAGAGTCAATAAAAGTCTTACTCACAACACAATATGGGTTTATATGATGCCCCTTTGTAAAATGGTAGAAATAGCTATAGACAAGGGTATTATCTATCGCAATCCTTTTAAGAATTATATAAGTTCTATGGAGGAGAAAGATAGAGGCTATTTGCTTAGAGAGGAAGTAGAAACTCTTTTACAATATCACCCTAAGAGTGCTTCTGCTGAATTAGTACGGGACCTATTTGTGTTTAGTTGCTTTACAGGTTTTTCGTATATTGACATCAAACAGCTCAAGAAAAGTCACTTACAATCGTTCTTTGACGGCAACAAATGGCTTATCAAACGACGTCAGAAATCCGATGTGCCCTGTAATGTACGTTTGTTGGATATAGCCGAGAAAATTATTGAAAAATATGAGGGTACAACTCGTACAGAGGCACTATTTCCTACACCCTCCAATGCTAATTGCAACCTCCTGATTAAAAAGATGATGAAAGATTGTAACATCATTCGTGAAAAACCTATCTCCTTTCACTGGGCACGCCATACCTTTGGTACTCTGTTCTTAACAGAAGGGGTTCCCTTGGAAAGCGTTAGCAAGATGATGGGACATAAGAATATCAAAACCACCCAGATTTATGCTAAAATCACCAATGAGAAAATTAGCAAGGATATGGAAATTGCTGCCGAACGATTAAAGAATTTAAAGATAGGCTAA
- a CDS encoding single-stranded DNA-binding protein, with amino-acid sequence MNIVGRLTENAQVQTLSNGKQVVNFSVAVNDNYRNKAGENVQQTSFFDCAYWLSTGVAPYLTKGTLVELEGRVSARAWLNREGEPQAGLNFHTSKIKFHFSKKAEVTPNTSASETNNANAITPLPKPQVTAGQVAEEDEDDLPF; translated from the coding sequence ATGAATATCGTAGGAAGACTTACCGAAAATGCACAAGTGCAAACCCTATCAAATGGCAAACAAGTCGTTAATTTCTCTGTAGCAGTGAACGACAATTACCGAAACAAAGCAGGTGAAAACGTACAACAAACCTCCTTTTTTGACTGTGCTTATTGGCTCAGTACGGGGGTTGCTCCGTATCTTACCAAAGGCACATTAGTTGAATTGGAAGGACGAGTATCGGCACGAGCGTGGCTCAATCGTGAGGGAGAACCTCAAGCAGGCTTGAACTTTCACACCTCCAAAATCAAATTCCACTTTAGCAAGAAAGCAGAAGTAACACCTAATACCTCTGCAAGTGAGACAAATAACGCAAATGCTATAACACCTTTGCCAAAGCCACAAGTCACAGCAGGGCAAGTCGCAGAGGAAGACGAGGACGATTTGCCTTTCTAA
- a CDS encoding PRTRC system protein E produces METHFFNQIAQLAIQGKLHLVITQEANSQLVVSVLLENEQCSDPAKHLLPPLVLRGTAEELDAGFFQSITQPLEETSSLFVNMEQYIEAQKQAQRQSAMEKEKAEKQQKKYDEAMKKVADLEAQGKYREAWSKLPPPDEFPNYADKIRKKRSELSTHFAPTLFEE; encoded by the coding sequence ATGGAAACCCATTTTTTCAATCAAATTGCTCAGTTAGCCATACAAGGCAAACTGCACTTAGTCATAACCCAAGAAGCAAATAGCCAGCTTGTTGTATCGGTATTGCTTGAGAATGAACAATGCTCAGACCCTGCCAAGCACCTTTTGCCTCCCTTAGTACTTAGAGGTACAGCCGAAGAATTAGATGCAGGCTTTTTTCAAAGCATCACCCAACCCTTAGAAGAAACCTCCTCTCTGTTTGTGAATATGGAGCAGTACATCGAGGCGCAAAAGCAAGCCCAAAGGCAATCAGCTATGGAGAAAGAAAAAGCCGAGAAACAACAAAAGAAATACGATGAGGCTATGAAAAAAGTAGCTGATTTAGAAGCGCAGGGCAAGTACCGAGAAGCGTGGTCAAAACTACCTCCTCCCGATGAGTTCCCTAACTATGCCGATAAAATCCGCAAAAAAAGGTCAGAACTATCCACACACTTTGCCCCTACATTGTTTGAAGAATAA
- a CDS encoding PRTRC system protein C: protein MLIATQLKRMFVFEENRQTIHLADPNPSWSVEQVKNFYSTHYPLLTNAKAGTPYVEGDSVVYPLQITMGTKG from the coding sequence ATGCTCATAGCTACCCAACTGAAAAGAATGTTTGTCTTTGAAGAAAACCGACAAACTATCCACCTTGCCGACCCTAATCCATCGTGGTCAGTAGAGCAAGTCAAGAATTTTTACAGCACCCATTACCCCCTGCTCACCAATGCCAAAGCAGGCACACCTTACGTAGAGGGAGACAGCGTTGTCTATCCCCTACAAATCACAATGGGTACAAAAGGCTAA
- a CDS encoding PRTRC system protein B yields the protein MKYTDLTPEVGEVYRPTSALVFYEDSNRYNPQSYVEYLHLDSNGNPTSAQPLTLDQAQALAKTLTCQKEQAQAFLVPKGIIPRRVLHLSHKGEGQAVWYSKTQKKQLFFASSLAIESKEVSIPPLLWKATPKSLWIYALAKNQKPHLNTPLCYAPFFNIYENGNVCMGSVQVNERKASCLEDFITQWEDYFFNSYFSHQLGSYPITKIPLITLWQKLTQSNKPFPCELLNPNHLTLQQIL from the coding sequence ATGAAATACACAGACCTCACCCCAGAAGTAGGGGAAGTATATCGCCCTACATCAGCACTTGTTTTTTACGAAGATAGTAACCGCTACAACCCACAGAGTTATGTAGAGTACTTACACCTTGATAGCAATGGTAACCCTACAAGCGCACAACCGCTTACCCTCGACCAAGCGCAAGCACTTGCCAAAACGCTCACCTGCCAAAAAGAGCAAGCACAAGCCTTTTTAGTCCCCAAAGGTATTATTCCTCGCAGGGTGCTCCATCTATCCCATAAAGGCGAGGGGCAGGCTGTTTGGTACTCTAAAACACAAAAAAAGCAGTTGTTTTTTGCTTCCTCCCTCGCTATAGAAAGCAAAGAAGTAAGTATACCTCCTCTGTTGTGGAAAGCTACCCCCAAGAGCCTTTGGATATATGCCTTAGCCAAAAACCAAAAGCCACACCTTAATACACCTCTGTGCTATGCGCCTTTTTTCAACATCTATGAAAATGGCAATGTGTGTATGGGGTCAGTGCAGGTAAATGAGCGTAAAGCCTCTTGCTTAGAAGACTTTATCACCCAATGGGAAGATTATTTTTTCAATAGCTATTTTTCTCATCAATTAGGCTCATATCCTATAACCAAAATACCCTTAATAACCCTTTGGCAGAAACTCACTCAAAGTAATAAGCCTTTTCCTTGCGAACTGCTCAATCCCAATCACCTCACCTTACAACAAATCCTATAA
- a CDS encoding PRTRC system ThiF family protein, whose protein sequence is MKQSTNTLNPFITSVQTHKERVHFTDTTLLNATNPIKVHLIGAGGTGSQVATALARINHALVALGHAGLSVTLWDNDLVSPANLGRQLFSACELGMYKSTALISRINRFFGTDWRAQTQLFSTETFSFEEETMRGSIYLSSVDSAKARFDIGEVLTYLERAHHYHNNPKYWLDFGNSTHSGQVILGTLQAIEQPHSDTFTPIDTLPTITQAFGELLTQSEQNDNTPSCSLAEALTKQDLFINATLSQMGSTLLWNLFREGLTPYRGFFLNLKDFRTQPLAV, encoded by the coding sequence ATGAAACAGAGTACAAACACCCTCAACCCTTTCATCACCTCAGTCCAAACACACAAAGAGCGGGTACATTTTACTGATACTACTTTGCTCAACGCTACCAATCCTATTAAAGTACATCTGATAGGAGCAGGAGGCACAGGCTCGCAAGTAGCCACTGCTTTAGCACGTATCAACCATGCTTTGGTTGCTTTAGGACACGCAGGGTTATCGGTAACCCTTTGGGACAACGACCTTGTAAGCCCTGCCAATCTCGGCAGACAGCTTTTTTCGGCTTGTGAGTTAGGAATGTACAAATCCACTGCCCTAATAAGCCGTATCAATCGCTTTTTTGGTACAGATTGGAGAGCGCAAACACAGCTATTCAGCACTGAGACCTTTTCCTTTGAAGAAGAAACAATGAGAGGAAGTATTTACCTTTCGTCTGTAGATAGCGCAAAGGCACGCTTTGACATTGGGGAAGTACTCACTTATTTAGAGCGAGCTCACCACTACCACAACAACCCTAAGTATTGGTTAGATTTTGGCAACAGCACCCATTCAGGACAAGTGATTTTAGGTACTTTACAAGCCATTGAGCAACCTCATAGCGATACTTTTACTCCCATAGACACCCTGCCTACTATTACCCAAGCCTTTGGAGAACTATTAACACAATCCGAGCAGAATGACAATACCCCAAGTTGCTCCCTTGCCGAAGCCTTAACCAAGCAAGATTTGTTCATTAACGCCACCCTTTCACAAATGGGAAGCACTCTACTTTGGAACTTGTTCAGAGAAGGGCTCACTCCTTACAGAGGCTTTTTCCTCAACCTCAAAGACTTTCGTACACAACCCTTAGCTGTATAA
- a CDS encoding helix-turn-helix domain-containing protein, protein MLSNNQEEIAQYKAALTRLQEQIAFIQEHFRPLVGGELYLNGEKVCELLHITKRTLQQYRDDGLFPYIQIGGKILFKQSDILKILEANY, encoded by the coding sequence ATGCTCAGTAATAATCAAGAAGAAATTGCACAATACAAGGCGGCACTCACGCGCCTTCAAGAACAAATAGCCTTTATTCAGGAACACTTCCGACCCTTAGTAGGTGGGGAGTTATACCTCAATGGCGAGAAAGTCTGTGAGCTACTGCATATCACCAAAAGAACCCTACAGCAATACCGTGATGATGGGCTTTTTCCTTATATCCAAATTGGTGGTAAAATTCTCTTTAAACAAAGTGATATTCTAAAGATTTTGGAGGCTAACTATTAA
- a CDS encoding helix-turn-helix domain-containing protein — MEVLVIEKEVFQEAFNELSALTDSLQQFISTYPIGKEKEKWLDAQEVCQLLGINKRTLQNYKDKGILASSSIFRKNYFKFAEVQQLLSTGTSHLKHQPNAQ; from the coding sequence ATGGAAGTATTAGTAATAGAAAAAGAGGTATTTCAGGAGGCTTTTAATGAGTTGTCAGCCCTTACAGATAGCTTACAGCAGTTTATTAGTACCTATCCGATAGGTAAAGAGAAGGAAAAGTGGTTAGATGCCCAAGAAGTGTGTCAGCTGTTGGGAATTAACAAGCGTACCTTACAGAATTACAAGGATAAGGGCATATTAGCCTCGTCCTCTATTTTTAGGAAGAACTACTTTAAGTTTGCTGAGGTACAGCAGCTATTAAGCACAGGAACGTCTCACTTAAAACATCAACCCAATGCTCAGTAA
- a CDS encoding site-specific integrase, whose protein sequence is MKKVKRSTFKVLFYLKKNAPKKNGKVAIMGRITIDNQVAQFSTKLEILPQKWDLKYGRVTGKTEEATQLNRKLEEIRSRMVTHYEELMKYEGVVTAQKLKATFLGIGVMEDSLLKVYEKFKEDFALMVEKGVRSWRTLNKYENVYTHLSEFIQYKYHRSDISFKELTEDFINDFDFYLRVNKSLTHNTIWVYMMPLCKMVEIAIDKGIIYRNPFKNYISSMEEKDRGYLLREEVETLLQYHPKSASVELVRDLFVFSCFTGFSYIDIKQLKKSHLQSFFDGNKWLIKRRQKSDVPCNVRLLDIAEKIIEKYDGTTRTDTLFPVPSNANCNLLIKKMMKDCNIIREKPISFHWARHTFGTLFLTEGVPLESVSKMMGHKNIKTTQIYAKITNEKISKDMEIAAERLKNLKIG, encoded by the coding sequence ATGAAAAAAGTAAAACGCTCAACCTTTAAGGTATTGTTTTACCTTAAAAAGAATGCCCCAAAGAAGAACGGTAAGGTTGCTATTATGGGGCGTATTACCATTGACAATCAGGTAGCTCAGTTTAGTACCAAACTTGAAATTCTTCCACAGAAATGGGATTTGAAGTACGGAAGGGTAACAGGTAAAACAGAGGAAGCTACCCAACTCAACCGAAAGCTGGAAGAGATCCGCTCACGTATGGTTACTCATTATGAGGAGCTGATGAAGTACGAGGGAGTGGTTACTGCTCAGAAGCTAAAAGCCACTTTCCTAGGTATAGGAGTAATGGAAGATTCCTTGCTAAAAGTCTATGAGAAGTTCAAAGAGGACTTTGCCTTGATGGTAGAAAAAGGTGTTAGAAGTTGGAGAACACTTAATAAATACGAAAATGTATACACTCATTTGAGTGAGTTTATCCAGTACAAATACCACAGAAGTGATATTTCTTTCAAAGAGCTTACAGAAGACTTTATCAATGACTTTGACTTCTATCTTAGAGTCAATAAAAGCCTTACTCACAACACAATATGGGTTTATATGATGCCCCTTTGTAAAATGGTAGAAATAGCTATAGACAAGGGTATCATCTATCGCAATCCTTTTAAGAATTATATAAGTTCTATGGAGGAGAAAGATAGAGGTTATTTGCTTAGAGAGGAAGTAGAAACTCTTTTACAATATCACCCTAAGAGTGCTTCTGTTGAATTAGTACGAGACCTATTTGTATTTAGTTGCTTTACAGGTTTTTCGTATATTGATATCAAGCAGCTCAAGAAAAGTCACTTACAATCGTTCTTTGACGGCAACAAATGGCTTATCAAACGCCGTCAAAAATCAGATGTTCCTTGCAATGTTCGTCTATTGGATATAGCCGAGAAAATCATCGAAAAATACGACGGCACAACTCGCACAGATACTTTATTCCCAGTACCTTCAAACGCTAATTGCAATCTTCTGATCAAAAAGATGATGAAAGATTGCAACATCATTCGCGAAAAACCTATCTCTTTTCACTGGGCACGCCATACCTTTGGTACTCTATTCTTAACAGAAGGAGTTCCCTTGGAAAGTGTTAGCAAGATGATGGGACATAAGAATATCAAAACCACCCAGATTTATGCTAAAATCACCAATGAGAAAATTAGCAAGGATATGGAAATTGCTGCCGAACGATTAAAGAATTTAAAGATAGGATAG
- a CDS encoding single-stranded DNA-binding protein, with amino-acid sequence MNIVGRLTENAQVQTLSNGKQVVNFSVAVNDNYRNKAGENVQQTSFFDCAYWLSTGVAPYLTKGTLVELEGRVSARAWLNREGEPQAGLNFHTSKIKFHFSKKAEVTPNTSASETNNANAITPLPKPQVTAGQVAEEDEDDLPF; translated from the coding sequence ATGAATATCGTAGGAAGACTTACCGAAAATGCACAAGTGCAAACCCTATCAAATGGCAAACAAGTCGTTAATTTCTCTGTAGCAGTAAACGACAACTACCGAAACAAAGCAGGTGAAAACGTACAGCAAACCTCCTTTTTTGACTGTGCTTATTGGCTCAGTACGGGGGTTGCTCCGTACCTTACCAAAGGCACATTGGTTGAATTGGAAGGACGAGTATCGGCACGAGCGTGGCTCAATCGTGAGGGAGAACCTCAAGCAGGCTTGAACTTTCACACCTCCAAAATCAAATTCCACTTTAGCAAGAAAGCAGAAGTAACACCTAATACCTCTGCAAGTGAGACAAATAACGCAAATGCCATAACACCTTTGCCAAAGCCCCAAGTCACAGCAGGGCAAGTAGCAGAGGAAGACGAGGACGATTTGCCTTTCTAA
- a CDS encoding PRTRC system protein E produces METHFFNQIAQLAIQGKLHLVITQEANSQLVVSVLLENEQCSDPAKHLLPPLVLRGTAEELDAGFFQSITQPLEETSSLFVNMEQYIEAQKQAQRQSAMEKEKAEKQQKKYDEAMKKVADLEAQGKYREAWSKLPPPDEFPNYADKIRKKRSELSTHFAPTLFEE; encoded by the coding sequence ATGGAAACCCATTTTTTCAATCAAATTGCTCAGTTAGCCATACAAGGCAAACTGCACTTAGTCATAACCCAAGAAGCAAATAGCCAGCTTGTTGTATCGGTATTGCTTGAGAATGAACAATGTTCAGACCCTGCCAAGCACCTTTTGCCTCCCTTAGTACTTAGAGGCACAGCCGAAGAATTAGATGCAGGCTTTTTTCAAAGCATCACCCAACCCTTAGAAGAAACCTCGTCTCTGTTTGTGAATATGGAGCAGTACATCGAGGCGCAAAAGCAAGCCCAAAGGCAATCAGCTATGGAGAAAGAAAAAGCTGAGAAACAACAAAAGAAATACGATGAGGCTATGAAAAAAGTAGCTGATTTAGAAGCGCAGGGCAAGTACCGAGAAGCGTGGTCAAAACTACCTCCTCCCGATGAGTTCCCTAACTATGCCGATAAAATCCGCAAAAAAAGGTCAGAACTATCCACACACTTTGCCCCTACCTTGTTTGAAGAATAA